A genome region from Anopheles stephensi strain Indian chromosome 2, UCI_ANSTEP_V1.0, whole genome shotgun sequence includes the following:
- the LOC118502685 gene encoding glycine dehydrogenase (decarboxylating), mitochondrial codes for MQRTMMLSKRQLQSLCRTGLTRYDAMSLAPRLAVSLQGNLQLQRYLATVEELFPNKPDFASRHIGPRKTDVVTMLNSIGFKSLDELSEKAVPNAIKFKRILNIEDPMNEHELIERIQQISNKNEVWRSYIGMGYHNCLVPHPILRNIFENPGWTTQYTPYQPEISQGRLESLLNFQTLVTDLTGLEIANASLLDEGTAAAEAMSLCFRHNKRRKVFLSRKLHPQTVAVVKTRLEAFGIEVVFGSVKEIDFGDHEISGVLMQYPDTFGDVQDFEQVSKDCKKNGTLVVVATDLLALTLLRPPAEFGADIAIGSAQRLGVPLGYGGPHAAFFACRQKLTRLIPGRMIGVTRDMDGEDAYRLALQTREQHIRRDKATSNICTAQALLANMAAMYAIYHGPEGLKNIANRVHNCALALNAGIEKAGHQQLNKAFFDTLHVVPNGMTTAEIKARAEEKKINLRYFEDGSIGVSMDETVKTSDIADLLWVFGCPDIDSSVADPQATGRTIHNTQFKRTSPFLTHPIFNKHHSESRMVRYMKQLENKDISLVHSMIPLGSCTMKLNSTTEMIPCSFPKFTEIHPFAPREQAQGYMQMFAELEKDLCEITGYDKISFQPNSGAQGEYAGLRAIRSYHESRGEKQRTICLIPVSAHGTNPASAQMAGMKVEAIRVNSATGVIDMEHLKEKVEQHSDHLSCLMLTYPSTNGIFEDNVVEVCELVHKHGGQVYLDGANMNAQVGLCRPGDFGSDVSHLNLHKTFCIPHGGGGPGMGPIGVKSHLAPFLPTHPVIDPHPDMDGNSFGVVSAAPYGSSAILPISWSYIKLMGGRGLRRATQVAILNANYMSKRLENHYKTLYTDPKTGLVAHEFIIDVRDFKKTANVEAVDIAKRLMDYGFHAPTMSWPVSGTLMVEPTESEDKEELDRFCEAMISIRKEIHEIEEGRLDVRVNPLKMAPHTQKQTISSEWNRPYPRELGAFPAPFVKPETKIWPTVGRIDDLYGDKHLVCTCPPMVPDYE; via the exons ATGCAACGTACAATGATGCTGAGCAAGCGGCAGCTGCAGAGCCTCTGCCGCACCGGCCTGACGCGCTACGATGCGATGTCCCTAGCGCCGCGGTTGGCCGTCTCCCTGCAGGGTAATCTGCAGCTCCAGCGCTATCTGGCTACGGTGGAGGAGCTGTTTCCCAACAAGCCGGACTTTGCCTCGCGCCACATCGGGCCGCGCAAAACTGACGTCGTTACCATGCTGAACTCGATCGGCTTCAAG TCGCTGGATGAACTGTCCGAGAAAGCCGTCCCGAACGCGATCAAGTTCAAGCGGATACTCAACATCGAGGATCCTATGA ACGAACACGAACTGATCGAGCGGATCCAGCAAATCTCCAACAAGAATGAGGTCTGGCGCTCGTACATCGGCATGGGCTACCACAACTGTCTCGTACCGCACCCGATACTGCGAAACATCTTCGAAAACCCTGGCTGGACGACACAGTACACACCGTACCAGCCCGAGATCAGTCAGGGTCGGTTAGAATCGTTGCTCAACTTCCAGACGCTCGTAACCGATCTGACCGGGCTGGAGATCGCCAATGCATCGCTGCTCGACGAAGGTACGGCAGCGGCCGAAGCGATGAGCCTTTGCTTCCGTCACAACAAACGGCGCAAGGTGTTCCTGTCGCGCAAACTGCACCCACAAACTGTGGCCGTTGTGAAGACGCGCCTGGAAGCGTTCGGCATTGAGGTGGTGTTTGGGTCGGTGAAGGAGATCGACTTTGGAGATCACGAGATCTCGGGCGTGCTGATGCAGTACCCAGACACCTTCGGAGATGTGCAGGACTTTGAGCAGGTATCGAAGGACTGCAAGAAGAATGGAACGCTCGTGGTGGTGGCCACGGATCTGCTCGCTCTCACACTGCTACGTCCACCGGCAGAGTTTGGAGCGGATATTGCCATCGGGTCCGCCCAACGGTTAGGCGTTCCGCTCGGGTACGGAGGTCCTCATGCAGCATTCTTTGCCTGCCGCCAGAAACTAACCCGACTGATTCCCGGCCGTATGATCGGTGTGACGCGCGATATGGACGGTGAGGATGCGTACCGGCTGGCACTTCAAACCCGCGAGCAGCACATCCGACGAGACAAGGCGACGAGCAATATCTGCACGGCGCAAGCACTGCTCGCCAACATGGCCGCCATGTACGCGATCTACCACGGGCCCGAGGGTCTCAAGAACATTGCTAACCGGGTGCACAACTGTGCGCTAGCGCTAAATGCCGGCATCGAGAAGGCAGGCCATCAGCAGCTCAACAAGGCGTTCTTCGACACGCTGCACGTGGTCCCGAACGGTATGACGACGGCCGAGATCAAGGCCCGGGCGGAGGAGAAGAAGATCAATCTGCGCTACTTCGAGGACGGTTCGATTGGCGTTTCGATGGACGAAACGGTCAAGACGTCCGACATTGCCGATCTGCTGTGGGTGTTCGGCTGCCCGGACATCGATAGTTCCGTGGCCGATCCGCAGGCCACCGGTCGCACTATTCACAACACACAGTTCAAGCGAACTTCGCCCTTCCTGACGCATCCGATCTTCAACAAGCACCACAGCGAATCGCGCATGGTGCGGTACATGAAGCAGCTCGAGAACAAGGACATCTCGCTCGTCCACTCGATGATTCCGCTCGGCTCGTGCACGATGAAGCTGAACTCGACGACCGAAATGATTCCCTGCTCGTTCCCGAAGTTCACCGAGATCCATCCGTTTGCGCCGCGCGAACAGGCCCAAGGCTACATGCAGATGTTTgccgagctggagaaggatcTGTGCGAGATTACCGGGTACGATAAGATATCGTTCCAGCCGAACAGTGGCGCCCAGGGTGAGTACGCTGGGCTGCGAGCCATCCGCAGCTACCACGAGTCGCGCGGCGAAAAGCAGCGCACGATCTGTCTGATCCCGGTCAGTGCGCACGGTACGAATCCGGCCTCGGCTCAGATGGCCGGCATGAAGGTGGAAGCGATCCGCGTGAACAGTGCGACCGGTGTGATCGATATGGAGCACCTGAAGGAAAAGGTGGAGCAGCACTCGGACCACCTGTCCTGCCTGATGCTCACGTACCCCTCGACGAACGGCATCTTTGAGGACAATGTGGTGGAGGTGTGCGAGCTGGTGCACAAGCACGGTGGCCAGGTGTATCTGGACGGTGCGAACATGAACGCCCAGGTTGGATTGTGCCGGCCGGGTGACTTCGGCAGTGACGTCTCCCATCTGAACCTGCACAAAACGTTCTGCATTCCGCACGGCGGAGGTGGCCCGGGCATGGGTCCGATCGGCGTAAAGTCCCATCTGGCACCGTTCCTTCCGACCCATCCCGTCATCGATCCGCATCCGGATATGGACGGTAACAGCTTCGGTGTGGTCAGTGCCGCACCGTACGGTTCGTCCGCCATTCTGCCCATCTCCTGGTCGTACATCAAGCTGATGGGTGGCCGTGGGCTGCGCCGAGCAACGCAGGTTGCCATCCTGAACGCAAACTACATGTCCAAGCGGCTCGAAAACCACTACAAAACGCTCTACACCGATCCGAAGACGGGGCTGGTGGCGCACGAGTTCATCATCGATGTGCGAGACTTTAAGAAGACGGCCAACGTGGAGGCGGTCGACATTGCGAAACGATTGATGGACTATGGGTTCCACGCACCGACCATGTCGTGGCCAGTGTCCGGCACGCTGATGGTCGAACCGACCGAATCCGAGGATAAGGAAGAGCTGGATCGGTTCTGTGAGGCGATGATATCGATCCGGAAGGAGATTCACGAAATCGAGGAGGGACGATTGGACGTGCGGGTGAATCCGCTCAAGATGGCACCACACACGCAGAAGCAAACCATCTCGTCCGAATGGAACCGACCGTATCCCCGCGAACTGGGAGCGTTCCCGGCG CCGTTCGTGAAACCGGAAACGAAAATCTGGCCCACGGTTGGACGCATCGATGATCTGTACGGCGACAAGCATCTGGTCTGCACCTGCCCTCCAATGGTACCGGATTACGAGTAA
- the LOC118502714 gene encoding ruvB-like helicase 1, whose protein sequence is MKIEEVKSTVKTQRIAAHSHVKGLGLDENGVPLQMASGLVGQKDAREAAGVVVDLIKSKKMSGRALLLAGPPGTGKTAIALAIAQELGNKVPFCPMVGSEVFSSEIKKTEVLMENFRRSIGLRIRETKEVYEGEVTELTPVETENPMGGYGKTISNVVIGLKTAKGTKQLKLDPSIYETLQREKVEVGDVIYIEANSGAVKRQGRSDNFATEFDLETEEYVPLPKGEVHKKKEVVQDVTLHDLDAANARPQGGQDVLSIVGQMMKPKKTEITDKLRTEINKVVNKYIDQGIAELVPGVLFIDEVHMLDLECFTYLHKSLESAIAPIVIFATNRGRCVIRGTDDIVSPHGIPLDLLDRLLIVRTSPYNMGEMEQIIRLRAQTEGLNVEDAAIQALSEIGSNTTLRYAVQLLTPANQTSKVNGRTQITKDDIMDVHSLFLDAKRSAKYLQEENTKYML, encoded by the coding sequence ATGAAGATTGAGGAGGTTAAAAGTACGGTTAAAACCCAGCGCATTGCCGCCCACAGCCACGTGAAGGGACTGGGGCTGGACGAGAATGGTGTTCCGCTGCAGATGGCATCAGGGCTGGTCGGCCAGAAGGATGCCCGTGAAGCGGCCGGCGTTGTGGTAGATCTGATCAAATCGAAGAAAATGTCCGGCAGAGCGTTGCTGCTCGCTGGACCACCCGGCACCGGCAAAACGGCTATTGCGCTCGCGATTGCACAGGAGCTCGGCAACAAGGTACCGTTCTGTCCGATGGTCGGTTCGGAAGTGTTTAGCAGTGAGATCAAAAAAACGGAAGTGCTGATGGAAAACTTCCGCCGCTCGATTGGGCTGCGTATACGCGAAACGAAGGAAGTGTACGAGGGGGAGGTAACCGAGCTGACACCGGTCGAGACGGAAAACCCGATGGGTGGGTACGGTAAGACGATTAGCAACGTGGTGATCGGGTTGAAGACGGCGAAAGGAACGAAGCAGCTGAAGCTCGACCCGAGCATCTACGAAACGTTGCAGCGCGAAAAGGTCGAAGTCGGTGACGTCATTTACATCGAAGCAAACAGTGGCGCGGTGAAGCGGCAAGGACGCAGCGACAACTTTGCCACCGAGTTCGATCTGGAGACGGAGGAGTACGTGCCACTGCCGAAGGGTGAGGTGCACAAGAAGAAGGAGGTGGTGCAGGATGTGACACTGCACGATCTGGATGCGGCCAACGCACGACCGCAGGGCGGTCAGGATGTGCTGTCGATCGTGGGCCAGATGATGAAACCGAAGAAGACGGAAATCACGGACAAGCTGCGCACGGAAATCAACAAAGTGGTGAACAAGTACATCGATCAGGGAATTGCCGAGCTGGTGCCGGGCGTGCTGTTCATCGACGAGGTGCACATGCTCGATCTGGAGTGCTTCACGTACTTGCACAAATCGCTCGAATCGGCCATCGCACCGATTGTGATCTTTGCCACGAATCGGGGCCGTTGTGTGATACGCGGTACGGACGATATCGTTTCGCCGCACGGCATTCCGTTGGATTTGTTGGACCGTTTACTGATCGTCCGTACGTCACCGTACAACATGGGCGAGATGGAACAAATCATACGGCTGCGAGCCCAAACCGAGGGACTGAATGTGGAGGATGCGGCCATCCAGGCGTTGAGCGAAATCGGGTCGAACACGACGCTCCGGTACGCGGTGCAGCTGCTAACGCCGGCCAACCAAACGAGCAAGGTGAATGGGCGCACGCAGATCACCAAAGACGATATTATGGATGTGCATTCGCTGTTTTTGGATGCGAAGCGATCGGCCAAGTATTTGCAGGAGGAAAACACCAAGTACATGCTGTAA
- the LOC118502716 gene encoding saccharopine dehydrogenase-like oxidoreductase isoform X1, with translation MNMSRRLDVIIFGASGFTGKYAVLESIKLLSNMKWGVAGRNQNKLQEILKEVGDKAKTDLSHVPIVLADVSNQDSLLNMARDCRVVVNCCGPYRLYGEPVLKACLAERTHHVDVSGEPQFLEGMQLKYHEAAKEKGIYLISACGFDSIPADMGTVFLEQQFDGVVNSVESYIVSKQTGRRELGAIHYGTWASAVHAVANMNEVGEIRRKLFAKKMPDVKPKLAERPVLHRSDNGNKWSLPFQGADRSCVARTQRFFYETENKRPLQMRAYISFGGLAEVLAVSFVGAIFWLMVKTNFGRQLLLNHPRLFSLGMVSHEGPSDEAMNNTQFALYFEGKGWEEKLASPEDKYTTPPNKVIRTKVAGTNPGYGATCVALVLCARTILDEADKMPGNGGYLTPGAAFAKTNLINELCKNGFTFEVLSTAKL, from the exons ATGAATATGTCACGAAGGCTCGATGTAATTATCTTTGGAGCTAGCGGCTTCACCGGCAAGTATGCTGTGCTGGAAAGCATCAAACTGTTGTCCAACATGAAGTGGGGCGTTGCGGGTCGCAACCAAAACAAGCTACAGGAAATACTGAAGGAGGTGGGCGATAAGGCCAAAACGGATCTATCGCACGTACCGATCGTGCTGGCCGATGTAAGCAATCAGGATTCGCTGCTAAATATGGCCCGCGATTGCCGGGTGGTGGTGAACTGTTGCGGCCCATACCGGTTGTACGGTGAGCCGGTCCTTAAGGCATGCCTAGCCGAACGTACGCATCACGTCGATGTGAGCGGTGAACCACAGTTCTTGGAAGGAATGCAGCTCAAGTACCACGAAGCGGCTAAGGAGAAAGGAATTTATCTAATATCCGCCTGCGGGTTCGACAGCATTCCGGCCGACATGGGTACGGTGTTTTTGGAGCAACAGTTTGACGGGGTCGTTAATTCGGTGGAGAGCTACATCGTGTCGAAGCAGACGGGACGCCGTGAGCTGGGCGCTATCCATTATGGCACGTGGGCATCGGCGGTCCACGCTGTTGCCAATATGAACGAGGTGGGAGAAATTCGTCGGAAGTTGTTTGCAAAGAAAATGCCCGACGTTAAGCCGAAGCTGGCGGAACGGCCGGTTCTTCATCGGTCGGACAATGGGAACAAGTGGTCGCTACCGTTCCAGGGTGCGGATCGGTCGTGTGTTGCCCGTACGCAACGGTTTTTCTACGAAACGGAAAACAAGCGGCCGCTTCAGATGAGGGCGTACATATCGTTCGG AGGACTTGCTGAAGTGCTGGCCGTATCATTTGTCGGCGCTATCTTTTGGTTGATGGTGAAAACCAATTTCGGTagacagctgctgctgaaccATCCACGCCTGTTTTCCTTGGGCATGGTGTCTCATGAGGGTCCGAGCGATGAGGCGATGAACAACACCCAGTTTGCGCTTTACTTTGAGGGTAAAGGATGGGAGGAAAAGCTTGCCAGTCCTGAGGATAAGTATACGACTCCTCCGAACAAAGTTATTCGTACAAAGGTTGCCGGAACAAATCCGGGGTACGGGGCTACCTGTGTTGCACTGGTGCTGTGCGCCCGTACAATCCTGGACGAGGCCGACAAGATGCCGGGAAA TGGCGGCTACCTAACGCCCGGTGCAGCATTCGCAAAGACGAATTTAATCAACGAGCTGTGCAAGAACGGTTTCACGTTCGAAGTGCTGTCGACAGCAAAGCTGTGA